A window of the Salvelinus alpinus chromosome 3, SLU_Salpinus.1, whole genome shotgun sequence genome harbors these coding sequences:
- the LOC139570596 gene encoding probable vesicular acetylcholine transporter-A, which produces MDTEGITEDHGADHGAGDLAQSAAMKLSEIGERTKQLGTKFKDPERQRRIILVIVCVALLLDNMLYMVIVPIIPDYLAELQSEADHASFNARVINAGNSSNHTVFKATKGNFDLQIGVLFASKAILQLLVNPLTGTFIDRVGYDLPLFIGLIIMFFSTCLFAFADNYVSLFAARSLQGLGSAFADTSGIAMIADKYTEEAERSRALGIALAFISFGSLVAPPFGGILYEFCGKRVPFIVLACICFTDGMLCLTVLKPFSRGERENMPVGTPIYKLMIDPYIVVVAGALTTCNIPLAFLEPTIANWMEETMNSSEWEIGLAWLPAFFPHVLGVYITVKLAAKYPHLQWFYGALGMVIIGASSCTVPACKTFGQLMGPLCGICFGIALVDTALLPTLAFLVDVRHVSVYGSVYAIADISYCVAYALGPVVAGQIVHDLGFIQLNLGMGLANVLYAPALLLLKNVCQMKPSNSERGMLLEEGPTGLYDTIKTQERERKRKGLSNVVDENGIDKYSEEESFEYA; this is translated from the coding sequence ATGGATACAGAGGGAATCACAGAGGACCACGGAGCCGACCACGGAGCCGGGGATCTAGCTCAATCTGCTGCTATGAAACTGTCTGAGATAGGCGAAAGAACTAAACAACTAGGTACTAAATTCAAAGACCCTGAGCGACAGAGACGGATTATTCTAGTGATTGTCTGTGTAGCACTTCTATTAGATAACATGCTTTACATGGTAATTGTGCCGATCATACCAGACTATTTAGCAGAATTACAAAGTGAGGCAGATCACGCTTCGTTTAATGCAAGAGTAATAAACGCCGGGAATTCCTCGAATCATACTGTCTTTAAAGCCACCAAAGGCAACTTCGACCTGCAGATTGGTGTACTTTTTGCGTCCAAAGCCATATTGCAGCTTTTGGTCAACCCGTTGACCGGGACGTTCATTGACCGGGTCGGCTATGACCTTCCTCTGTTCATCGGACTCATCATCATGTTTTTTTCCACTTGTCTATTCGCCTTCGCCGATAATTACGTGTCTCTGTTCGCGGCGAGGAGCTTGCAGGGCTTGGGCTCAGCGTTCGCAGATACATCAGGCATCGCCATGATAGCGGATAAGTACACGGAGGAGGCGGAGAGGAGCAGAGCCCTGGGTATCGCCCTGGCATTCATCTCTTTCGGCAGCTTAGTGGCGCCTCCCTTCGGGGGCATCCTGTACGAGTTTTGTGGGAAACGGGTGCCCTTCATTGTGCTGGCCTGCATCTGTTTCACGGACGGCATGCTGTGCCTGACCGTGTTAAAGCCCTTctccagaggggagagagagaacatgccCGTGGGCACCCCCATCTACAAACTGATGATTGACCCCTACATAGTTGTGGTGGCGGGTGCCCTGACCACCTGTAACATCCCGCTGGCCTTCCTGGAGCCCACCATCGCAAACTGGATGGAAGAAACCATGAACTCTTCCGAATGGGAGATCGGCCTTGCCTGGCTTCCCGCGTTCTTCCCGCATGTCCTGGGTGTGTACATCACCGTCAAACTCGCGGCTAAGTACCCACACCTGCAGTGGTTCTACGGGGCCTTGGGCATGGTGATAATCGGCGCCAGTTCGTGCACCGTGCCAGCCTGTAAGACCTTCGGCCAGCTGATGGGTCCACTGTGTGGCATCTGCTTTGGCATCGCCCTGGTGGACACGGCGCTACTGCCTACACTCGCTTTCCTGGTGGACGTGCGGCATGTGTCGGTGTACGGCAGTGTGTACGCCATCGCGGACATCTCCTACTGCGTGGCCTACGCCCTGGGCCCTGTGGTGGCCGGACAGATAGTCCACGACCTGGGCTTCATTCAGCTCAACCTGGGCATGGGCCTCGCCAACGTGCTTTACGCACCAGCGCTCCTCTTACTAAAGAACGTGTGCCAAATGAAACCATCAAACTCGGAGAGAGGCATGCTACTGGAGGAAGGCCCCACGGGTCTCTACGACACAATAAAAACTCAGGAAcgcgagaggaagaggaaggggttaAGTAATGTTGTTGATGAGAATGGCATAGACAAGTATTCTGAAGAAGAGTCATTTGAGTATGCGTaa